ACTCCCAGACGGGAGAGATAACTCTTGGTCAGACGACAGTACTGACAACCTTCCGTAGAATACACAGTGACATCCGGCATGGTTTCATCTACATCACCGATGCAGATAAGGCTTACCTGCCGGTCAAAAAATGGGGTTATTCAATCAGTTCAAACTTTGTACCGGGGACACCGCAGATAGGGCAGCGTTCCGGCACTTCACCGAGCACCACATTCCCACAGAACGGGCAGAGGTGCACAGGGGTTTCCTCCAGATCTCCTCCTGCTTTCACGGCGGCAAGTGCATCGGCATAGAGACCTGCATGCACCTGTTCTGCCTTCATGGCATGGGTAAATACCACTTTTGCTTCAGATGCCCCTTCTGCTGTTGCTTCCTCAATAAAGGAGGGGTACATCTCGGTATACTCGTGCGTCTCTCCTTCCACCGCACCGGTCAGGTTCTCCTCCGTTGAACCCACGGCCTTCAGGGCTCCAAGAAGACGTCTTGCATGTATCTCCTCTGCTTTTGAGGCTGCTGCAAAGAGTTTTGCAACGACCGGATATCCCTCATCCTTTGCCTTCACTGAATAATTCGCATATTTGCGGTTTGCCTGAGATTCTCCGGCAAACGCCTCCCAGGCATTCTCTTCGGTTGTCATAATAATCTGGTAACCCCTTCTTTTTCGATAGGAATAAGACAGCCATACTATCATATAAAATGTTCGTCTATAACAACGAAAATCTGCATACCGTCACCGTTTTATTCCCTGTTAGCCATTCTCTCATTTATCCGGCGTTTAGGAACAGGAAAGATATCATATGGCAGTAAAACGGATGCGGGACACTGATAAAATCGACCGTCCCCGGGAACGGATTGCAGCAGCAGGACCCGAGGTTCTGAAGAATCATGAACTCGTTGCAGCCATCATTGGCAAGGGAATTCCCGGCCATGATGTTAATGCGATCGCAACAGACATCACAGCCCTTCTGGATGAGAAGGGTACAGGGGTTACCTACAATGATCTGGTAGAGATTCAGGGAATCGGGGATAGCAGGGCATCCCAGATGGTCGCATCCTTTGAACTAGCCCGCCGCTACCTGACACGGTCCAAAACCACCATTTCACGGCCGGAGGATATTCTGATGATGACGACAGACCTGCTCCACAAACACCAGGAATACTTTGTTGCCTTTACACTCAATGGTGCGGGAGAAATAATCCACCGCCACACCATCACCAAAGGGACCCTCACCCACTCACCGGTACACCCCCGTGAAGTATTTGCACCCGCCCTCATTGATCGCGCCGCCTCGGTGATTTTTGTGCACAACCATCCTTCCGGCAACACCGAACCATCTGATGCAGACATCGCAATCACCCGCACCCTTGCAGAAGCGGGGGACATTCTCGGGATCCGGGTGCTTGACCATGTCATCGTTGCAGCAACCGGCCATACCAGCCTGAAGGAGCGCGGCCTCTTCTGAAAAGAACAACACTTCCAATCTATTCAGACCAGAGAGTGGGGAGGGAAGAGAAGCTCTATTCTGCCATATCACGGGCGATTAGCTCACCCATACGATATCCCTTCTCATAAGCATCCTTCATCACCTTGGGGCGTGTCGTGATATCGATCACCTCGTCCATATTATTCTGGAGCACCGCATCCCAGTATGGGCAGTCGATGATGTCACAGAAGGCCTTCATGGAGAGGATGAGACCGTCAAAATCATGTTCGATGTTCTGGCCGCCGATGCTCAGGAGAAGCGTTCTTCGATGTGCCTTTTTCTCAGGCGCCACCAACGGCTCCTGCCGGAAATACTTTGCCATAAAAAAGACCTGAAACCGATCCATAAAGGACTTCAGGGCACCCGGAATACCCATCGTCATCACTGGGGTAGCCACAATAAGGCCATCTATATCCCGAAATTTTTCCAAATAAGGGGTTACATCATCATTCATGGCACAGGCTGCATGCTCCTGACAGTAGAGGATCTCTTTACAGGGCGAAAACGTCAGCCGCGGCACATGGACAGTCTCTACCTCACAACCGGCATCACGGATTCCACGCAGCGCTTCATTCATCAGTTTTGCTGTATTCCCCTTCGGACGAGGACTTCCCAATAGGGCAATAATCTGTGGTGCCATTATGGGAGAGTACGGTGCAAACCATCATAATAATTCCCAAGGAAAAAACACCATGTGACATATATTGCACATTATAATCCGAGAAAGGTTTATTACACCATAATATGATGTAGGCATAGAGGTGAAAACCGATGAGTGAAACCCCAAAGCGAGTGAGAGCAGGCGAAAAAGTAGGACCAGGAACATACAAATGTGTTGACTGCGGTCTTGAATTTGCCATTAATGAATCAGACAAGGATCTCAGAAAATGTCCCACATGTGCCTGTGAAGTCTACGACTGTTTCCCTATGACGCATATCCGGGAAGATGTGAAAACACCGGAAGATGCAAAACATCCACCAAAACGCTGAAAATTATGATAATGGGGAGGTCACGCTTCCCCATCAGGAAGTGAAGAAGACGATGGTAAACGTTACAGATGAAGGGCAGATCTTTGAATGCGAGATCTGCGGAAATATTGTTGAAGTGGTAGAAGTGGGCGGAGGAGAACTCGTCTGCTGTGGTGAACCGATGGCCATAAAGGAGTGAAAAGAATGGATGCACAACTCAAAGAACTCGAAGAGGAGATCGGCAAAGTTCCGCTGATCGTTAAGAAATGGGCAACAGAAGACCCTGAACTGAAAGAATGGGTCACAGAGATGGACAAACACGTCTGGAAGGATGGAAAACTGTCACGCCAGACAAAAAAGATTATTGCTGTCTGTGTGGCAGCAGCCCTCCGCGACCGGCATGCCGTCCGTGCACAGGCAGCAGGAGCATCACACCTCGGTGTTGACTATGACGAGATGGAAGAGGCGCTCCGCGTGACATTTCTGCTCGCAGGGATGCCGGCCTATACCTATGGGCGCACCGCAATCGACGACCTAATGAAGAAATAGTCAGTCTGGATCTTTCACGACAAAAATCCCCCCATTATCCAGTGATTTGTACAGAAGAGCAGGGAAAGAGCGGATGGTTCTGGATTGAAACACTGAAATCCCAAGCCTTCCAATCGATTTTACCCCTCCATCTTCCGATGAGGATTTTGAAAAAAACGGTCCTGCCGCCCGGCGTCAGTGATCGTGTGGTGAAGAGGAATAAGTATGTATGACGAAGAGATGTTAGACGATTACCTCTGTTGTCAGCCAGGGCCGCCGGTATTGAATGAACCTGCACCGGAATTCTCTGCTGTGACAACACAGGGACCAATGGAACTGGAAGATTACCGGGGAAAATGGGTGGTGCTCTTCAGCCACCCCGCGGACTTCACCCCGGTCTGCACCACCGAGTTTATGGCTTTTGCCGGAGTCTACGAGGAGCTGAAGGCACTGAATGTCTATCTTATCGGCCTCTCCATTGACTCAGTCCATGCCCACCTCGGGTGGATACGAAATATCAAAGAACGAATGGGAGTCGACATCCCCTTCCCGGTAATTGCCGACCTTGATATGAATGTAGCACGCCTGTATGGTATGATCCAGGAAGGTGCGAGCAGTACGGCAACGGTGAGATGTGTCTTCTTTATTGACCCTGAAGGAATTTTGCGGGCCATGATCTACTACCCACTCTCCAATGGCCGGTATATCCCGGAGATTGTCCGGCTGGTGAAGGCACTCCAGACAACAGATGAAAATGGTGTCGCCACCCCTGCCAACTGGCAGCCGGGTGACAAGGTGGTGGTGCCGCCGCCTGCCACTCAGGAAGAAGCAGACAAACGCCTGAACGAGGGATACGATTGCAAAGACTGGTATCTCTGCTTCAGGGACATCTAACAGCAACACCATTTTTCATATTTAAACATTGCTCACACTCCCCCCGAAAAGGCCAAATATACCAGATAGACAACATTTTTATATAAATAGTCATCCGACATATGTCGTGGGGTTTATCATAGAGAAAGACCCATTTACCTCTAGGAAATTCATCATGCCGATGCAACGTACCGGGCCACCTTCGCTCAGAAGTGCCTGGGCAAAAACCAAAGAAAATCAACTCCTTGCTATCCTTGAAGAGGAGTATGGCTTCAAACATGCAACAGGCCGTTCCCTTGTCCATCTGATGAATGAATTCGCAGAAGAATTCTATGGCTGGCACCGGAGCGACATGCAGATTATCTACCAGACGGTGGACTTCCGTGAGCCTCCGGGCCGTACATTCGGAGAGATGCCTTTGCGCCCGGTATTTCTCACGATGGCAGTGCCAGAAGATACCATGGCATTTGAGAATGGGGGGCTGCAGGGGATGCGCCGGCACAAATTGATACGCCTCGCACGTGAGGCATATGATCAGGGAGGCCTTCTAACACAGCATGACCTTGCCCTTCTGCTTACCACCTCATCACGCACCATCCAGCGGGACATTAAGGAATTGAGAAACGCGGGAATCCGGGTCCCGACACGGGGTGCCGTCCATGAATACGGGCATATTCCTTCTATACGCTCGGTCTGTGTAGACCGCTTTCTTTGTGGTGAAGGAGTGGATAGTACTGCTGCAAAATGTGGTGTTTCGACTGATATGGTGCGCAGATACCACCGACAGTTTACTGATACCGTGGTATTATATGCAAGGGGTTACCGGGCAGAAGATATTATCGATGTAACAGGGGTCCCCGAGAAAGTGGTCGGAGAGTTTCTCATTCTATATGAAACCCATAAGAACCGAAAGTCCCCGCAACTCAATCACTTATTCACAAAATATACACCGGGCATCATCCAGCGCCCCATCCCGTTTGCTCCCCGGTGATCTGACAAATGTCCTTATAGAAGCAGCAACCAACCATGGTTTTAAGGATAGCAGTCAAAGAAACTCCAAAATTATTCTGAACAGCATATTCAGGCAATTTTAGCCAAAATATCCAAAATAAGCAATATTTCAATATATCACAATTTTGTAATAGTTACATACATGCGAAAGCTTTAATACACATTGGAGTAGAAGTAGGGGTGACAAATGTCGCACCCACTAGGTAAATGCACCTGCTGCGATTGCCATATCTGAAGAGGAAGAGACAATGGATACCTGCATGGACAAAACTGCCACCACATGCCATGGCCCAACCATGATCACAGTCCAAGACGCGGTAGGCCCCTCTGCAACGCCAGGAGGGATTGGAGGCCGTGCAGACCATATGGGCTCCCATACACCCGGATAGGAAGAGGGCATAACAGTCCACCCATACAACCAGGAGACTGACACCGATGACCCGGAGAAGATTGAACAGGCATTGTGGAATACCCCCATATCTGTTCAAATCCGACGAGATGGTAGTCCGCCGTTGGGAGATCATCTCTAACGCCAGCAAGCGAGCCTATTGGGTCCGGGCGACAACGAATGAAGACCCGTTTGTCGAGCAGGACACCACAGATAAGTTCAGGAGGTACTATACCGTGAGCCAGAAAAATTATCCTTTAGAAGGACACCACTATCTCCCAAATGCAACTCTAATTGAGGTTGATGCACGACAATAACCACCGGAAAGCAGAGTCTACAGAAAAAATGCGAAATGAGCACCGAAATCACCACATACCAGTCAAGGAGGCCACATCAATGACAACATACACCGTAACACCGAACCAGGACATGATTGAGCCCCGTATCCCCGAGGATAAGCTTCCGGGATCCGCACAGGCAGTTCTGAACATTCTCGAAGACCATGAACCACGGACATTCTCAGAGATCTCAGGCCAGGTCAAATGGGCACCCCGCACTGTCAGGAATGCATTGCGCAGACTTATTGAGGAAGGGTTTGTCGTAAGGAAATTCAACTTCTCGGACGCACGCCAGGTCTACTATATGCGGCCATAGGCTTCCGGTCAGTACGCCCTACCCTGCCAAAAAATCGAGGGAAGGACAGTAACCACATAATCACTCACTAAATATCTGTCACACCATCTCAGTCCCACTGGATGGGAGGAGAATTCAGGATTGATCTGACCCGGAAATACAAACCATCTTTTTTAATCAGTTTTCATTTAACACCCTCAGGTGCCACGGATAAGACAAATTTTGGATATCTGTTCACCTGAATCACAGACACCGAATCGAAGATTCGGCAATATTTTCACCATGCACGGACTGATGATATCGGGCAGATATGTTCGTATCAGTGAACCCCCCATTGGCAGGGTATACACCTGCAATACGGAGACAGCAGGAATCATCCGGAAGGAAACCCTAAAGTACATGCCTGTGCAAACAGTGGCGTAATGGCTGTAAATGTTCTCGCCTTTGCCACAAGCCCGCGGCGGCACGGCAACTCTGAGACGCTTCTTGATGCCCTCCTCGAAGCGATGGCGGCAGAAGAAGGTGTCACAGTGGAGAAGTATGCACTCGATGAAATTGAGATCGAGCCCTGTCGGGGATGCAATGCCTGCGAAGAACTTAACCGCTGCATCAATGAGGACGATGACCTTGACTGGGTGCTGGAGAAGATCATTACAGCAGACATCGTGATCATGGCCGCACCCGTATACTGCATGGGCATGTGCGCCCAGGCAAAGGCCCTTGTTGACCGGATGCAGGTGCTGCGATCCCGGAAATATGTCCTCAAACTCCCGGTCGTCCCCGCCGAGCGACAGGGCAAACGGCTTGGTGCGTTTCTCTCCACAGCAGGGCAGGACTGGGACTATGTCTTTGATGCCCTCATCCCGTCGGTGAAATGCTTCTTCCATGTGATGGATATCAAAAACCGCGACATCTCATATCTGATGGTGAACAATGTGGATAAGATGGGGGCGCTTGCGGCACATCCGACGGCGACCATGGATGCGGTGACCCTCGGGAAGCGGATGATCACAGAGATCAAGGCGAAACTTGCCGGGGAAGGGAGCGGGGGGAAAGAATGAACGCCGAAACAAAACGACCCATACGGGTGCTGGGCATCTCCGGAAGTCCCCACCGGGATGGAAACACCGAACAACTTTTGGATCGATTTTTGGAGGGGGCGGCAGATGCCGGGGGGATAACAGAGAAGATCATTCTCTCAACCCTTCAATACCGCTCATGTCGGGGGTGCAATGCCTGCCATAAAACCGGTGTCTGCATTATGAAAGATGATCTCATCCCGATTCTCACACAGAAAGTCCCGAATGCAGATATCGTCGCCCTTGCCTCCCCCATCTACTCGATGTCCATCACCGCCGAGATGAAGGCGTTAATTGACCGGGCGCAAACCGTATGGGCCCAGAATTTCAAACTCCACCAGGTGCATTACGAAGAGGAGCACTTCACGAACCATTCCGGATATTTCCTCGCAACCGCAGGGATGGAGCGGCCCGATATCTTTGACTATTCCTATCCCATAATCACCGCATTCTTCAACATATTCGGCTGCGGCTACACACCCGACCACAATATCACCGCACCCGGCATGGACCGCTGGGATGGCATAAAAGGGCACCCAACTGCCCTCACCTTCGCATACACCGCAGGAAAGGAGGCAGTAAGGCAGCTGGAGAAGATACGGCCAAAAGGATTATCAGAAGAGCAGAAACCTTCCAGATAACCTATTTTTGAGGACCCGGGGCGATAAATTATTCTCCGAAAAATCTCCATACCGGAGACCAGTCAGCATTTCCTGCCACATATCGCATTTTCAGGGCGCATCATCCATCTAGGAACACTTCTTCTGACAGGACTTCCGTGGAGATGGGAAATACAGGGGATACAATATCAATAAAAAATAATAGATATAAACCCTTGGAACAGACAGCAGGAGAAATCTCCCAGAATAATATGGATTCGGGGGATGGAGATCAGGGAGAAAGAAGATTCCATTTGAGAGCCGGTAGCGGAACATGGCGCCACAAGGAAAGAAGTTGAAGATAATGCTCCATTAATCCACGATTCATCAACAAAACCTGTGTCGCTGAAACCAGACATACCATATTACAGCACAAACAGAATCATATCATCACTCATACAAAAGAGAGAATCCCATTTGATAGCTCCAAAAAAATCCTCATTACTTCATCATCACACCTGCCAATACTCACCGCATCATACTCCGTCCCGCCTGCAAACATCCCAACAACTTTGCGATTATCCACCGATACTGCCGTCACCGGCATGAAAACAGACGAGACGCAATTACCATCTACAGTAACCCTCACATACCCAAGTT
Above is a window of Methanogenium organophilum DNA encoding:
- the radC gene encoding RadC family protein translates to MAVKRMRDTDKIDRPRERIAAAGPEVLKNHELVAAIIGKGIPGHDVNAIATDITALLDEKGTGVTYNDLVEIQGIGDSRASQMVASFELARRYLTRSKTTISRPEDILMMTTDLLHKHQEYFVAFTLNGAGEIIHRHTITKGTLTHSPVHPREVFAPALIDRAASVIFVHNHPSGNTEPSDADIAITRTLAEAGDILGIRVLDHVIVAATGHTSLKERGLF
- a CDS encoding carboxymuconolactone decarboxylase family protein; its protein translation is MDAQLKELEEEIGKVPLIVKKWATEDPELKEWVTEMDKHVWKDGKLSRQTKKIIAVCVAAALRDRHAVRAQAAGASHLGVDYDEMEEALRVTFLLAGMPAYTYGRTAIDDLMKK
- a CDS encoding flavodoxin family protein, coding for MAVNVLAFATSPRRHGNSETLLDALLEAMAAEEGVTVEKYALDEIEIEPCRGCNACEELNRCINEDDDLDWVLEKIITADIVIMAAPVYCMGMCAQAKALVDRMQVLRSRKYVLKLPVVPAERQGKRLGAFLSTAGQDWDYVFDALIPSVKCFFHVMDIKNRDISYLMVNNVDKMGALAAHPTATMDAVTLGKRMITEIKAKLAGEGSGGKE
- a CDS encoding flavodoxin family protein, which codes for MNAETKRPIRVLGISGSPHRDGNTEQLLDRFLEGAADAGGITEKIILSTLQYRSCRGCNACHKTGVCIMKDDLIPILTQKVPNADIVALASPIYSMSITAEMKALIDRAQTVWAQNFKLHQVHYEEEHFTNHSGYFLATAGMERPDIFDYSYPIITAFFNIFGCGYTPDHNITAPGMDRWDGIKGHPTALTFAYTAGKEAVRQLEKIRPKGLSEEQKPSR
- a CDS encoding desulfoferrodoxin FeS4 iron-binding domain-containing protein; this encodes MVNVTDEGQIFECEICGNIVEVVEVGGGELVCCGEPMAIKE
- a CDS encoding DUF1670 domain-containing protein, whose protein sequence is MPMQRTGPPSLRSAWAKTKENQLLAILEEEYGFKHATGRSLVHLMNEFAEEFYGWHRSDMQIIYQTVDFREPPGRTFGEMPLRPVFLTMAVPEDTMAFENGGLQGMRRHKLIRLAREAYDQGGLLTQHDLALLLTTSSRTIQRDIKELRNAGIRVPTRGAVHEYGHIPSIRSVCVDRFLCGEGVDSTAAKCGVSTDMVRRYHRQFTDTVVLYARGYRAEDIIDVTGVPEKVVGEFLILYETHKNRKSPQLNHLFTKYTPGIIQRPIPFAPR
- a CDS encoding peroxiredoxin; the encoded protein is MYDEEMLDDYLCCQPGPPVLNEPAPEFSAVTTQGPMELEDYRGKWVVLFSHPADFTPVCTTEFMAFAGVYEELKALNVYLIGLSIDSVHAHLGWIRNIKERMGVDIPFPVIADLDMNVARLYGMIQEGASSTATVRCVFFIDPEGILRAMIYYPLSNGRYIPEIVRLVKALQTTDENGVATPANWQPGDKVVVPPPATQEEADKRLNEGYDCKDWYLCFRDI
- a CDS encoding MarR family winged helix-turn-helix transcriptional regulator encodes the protein MTTYTVTPNQDMIEPRIPEDKLPGSAQAVLNILEDHEPRTFSEISGQVKWAPRTVRNALRRLIEEGFVVRKFNFSDARQVYYMRP
- a CDS encoding flavodoxin family protein; translated protein: MAPQIIALLGSPRPKGNTAKLMNEALRGIRDAGCEVETVHVPRLTFSPCKEILYCQEHAACAMNDDVTPYLEKFRDIDGLIVATPVMTMGIPGALKSFMDRFQVFFMAKYFRQEPLVAPEKKAHRRTLLLSIGGQNIEHDFDGLILSMKAFCDIIDCPYWDAVLQNNMDEVIDITTRPKVMKDAYEKGYRMGELIARDMAE
- a CDS encoding zinc ribbon-containing protein codes for the protein MSETPKRVRAGEKVGPGTYKCVDCGLEFAINESDKDLRKCPTCACEVYDCFPMTHIREDVKTPEDAKHPPKR
- a CDS encoding rubrerythrin family protein encodes the protein MTTEENAWEAFAGESQANRKYANYSVKAKDEGYPVVAKLFAAASKAEEIHARRLLGALKAVGSTEENLTGAVEGETHEYTEMYPSFIEEATAEGASEAKVVFTHAMKAEQVHAGLYADALAAVKAGGDLEETPVHLCPFCGNVVLGEVPERCPICGVPGTKFELIE